The nucleotide window CGCGATTCTGTGACGCGGCCGTCGCGGATCTCCCACACCCGACTCGGACCGGTGGTCGTGAGCTCGTCCAGGCCGTCTTCCCCGCGGACCACCAGCGCATGCGACCGTCCCAGCCGCAGGAGCGCCCCCGCGACCAGCGGAGCGAGTCGCGCGTCGGCGACTCCCACCACCTGCCGGTCAACGCCGGCGGGGTTGGTCAGTGGCCCCAGCACGTTGAACACCGTTGGGACGCCGAGCTCGGCGCGGACGGGTGCGACGTGCCGCATGGCCGGGTGGAACGTCCGGGCGAACAGGAAGCCGATCCCGATGTCGCTCATGAGCTGCGCGACGGCCGGCGGCGGGAGATCGATCACCACTCCCCAGGCCTCGAGCAGATCCGCCGAGCCACAGCGGCTGGACGCGGCTCGGTTGCCGTGCTTGGCGACCGGGACGCCGGCGGCGGCCACGACCAGCGCGGCCACCGTGGAGATGTTGAACGTGCCGGCACGGTCTCCGCCGGTCCCGCACGTGTCAACTGCGGCGCCGTCGAGCGTCACGTGCTCCGCGTGGTTGACCATGGCGCGAACGAGGCCGGCGATCTCCTCGTCGGTCTCGCCCTTCGCGCGGAGAGCGACGAGGAAGGCGGCGACCACCGGGGGGCTGACAGTCCCCCCCATGACCGCGTTGAGGGCGGCCTCTGCCTGGTCAGCGGTGAGGTCCTCTCCCCGTAGCAGTGCCCCGATCAGATCTGGCCACACCACCATGTCGACCTCACCACTGCCGCCTCCTGGGGTCGCCGGCACGGTAGCCGCCGCTCCCCAACCGGGCGAACAGTGCTGCGGCACGGCAGCGGACGGTCGTCAGGGTGCGCGCTCGCTCGACGGGGCGTCGGGATGGTCGAGGGCGGGTGGGCGGTCCATGTCGCGCGCCTTGCCGGGTCCCCACCGCTCGGTGGCCTCGGGGAACTCGACCTCGCCGGCGAGCGCGAGGACGCGGCGGGCGATGTCGAAGGAACCCACCGGCTTGACCACCGCATCGGCGGCACCGGCCCACTTCGACACCCAGCGGTCGACCTCGCGCCCCATCAGCATCAGCGCCGGGGGGGCGGGAACTCCCTCGTACTCCGCGCGTGCCCGGATCTCGAACAGCAACGACTGGCCGCCCTCGGGGCGCATGTCGCCGTCGATCACCAGGACGTCGTAGTCGCGTTCGGAGGTGAGCAGGTGGCCATCCATCGCGGAGGTGGCCTCATCGACCTGGATCCCGTCGCGTGCCCGCAGGGCGGCCCCTGCCCGCAGCCGTATCCCGGGGTCTGAGGAGACGACCAGCACGCGCACGGAGTCACGCTCCCACCATCAGGGTCACGGTGGCACGGTAGCGGCTACATCGACGTGGTTGCGCCGGCGAGCGACCGGGTGACGAGCGCTCGTTGCTCAGCGCCACAGCGGGACACGGAGCCCGGCGAGACGGTTGATCGCGATCCCCTGGTAGGCCAGGAACACCACTGCGATCATCAGCGCCGTCAGCTGGTGTGGGGTGGTCAGGATGCCGAGGCTGACGATGAGGGTGGTGGCCCCGGCCGGCGGGTGGGCCGCATCGAGCCAGGTCATGAACGCGGCCGTCAGTCCGAGCGACAGGGCCGCGGCGCCGGCGCGCGACGCCGTGACGCCGGACTCGAAAGCCGACGGCGCGTCCAGGATCCCGAACACCACCAGCGCGAGGTAGCCGGCGGCGACGCCCAAGAGGTGCCCGATGATGATGTTGCGCGGCGCCGTGGTCACGTCGGTCGGCGCGTACGACAGCAGGTAGGCCGTGGGACCCAGCGACGGGAACACCAGCGGCTCGTTCACGACCACGGCCGCGACGGACACGATGACGATGGACAGCGCCCCGTTGGCCAGCGCAAACGCCCCCAGGGCGAAACGCCCCGGCGTCTCCCCACGGTC belongs to Actinomycetota bacterium and includes:
- the trpD gene encoding anthranilate phosphoribosyltransferase — translated: MVVWPDLIGALLRGEDLTADQAEAALNAVMGGTVSPPVVAAFLVALRAKGETDEEIAGLVRAMVNHAEHVTLDGAAVDTCGTGGDRAGTFNISTVAALVVAAAGVPVAKHGNRAASSRCGSADLLEAWGVVIDLPPPAVAQLMSDIGIGFLFARTFHPAMRHVAPVRAELGVPTVFNVLGPLTNPAGVDRQVVGVADARLAPLVAGALLRLGRSHALVVRGEDGLDELTTTGPSRVWEIRDGRVTESRFDPASLGLPRASLDDLQGGDVDDNLRVADSVLAGGPGPASDVVALNAAAALYVAGAASDLRGGLQLARATLASDAPRQLRDRWVRRSRELAAEHVA
- a CDS encoding HPP family protein; its protein translation is MADVYAGLASRAGRDRGETPGRFALGAFALANGALSIVIVSVAAVVVNEPLVFPSLGPTAYLLSYAPTDVTTAPRNIIIGHLLGVAAGYLALVVFGILDAPSAFESGVTASRAGAAALSLGLTAAFMTWLDAAHPPAGATTLIVSLGILTTPHQLTALMIAVVFLAYQGIAINRLAGLRVPLWR